From Selenomonadales bacterium:
TTCTTCCGGAGCTGCACCGTAAGTTTCAGCCATAGCCATGATCTCCATAGCCATATCCTGCTGCTGAACTTCCAAGTTTTCAACCTGCGCAACTTTTTCAAGCATCAAATCAGTTTTTACATTGATCTCAGCATTGTCTTTGAAGCTTGCGCGGAGAGCAGCCATATCCATTTTCATGTATTCGAGGTACTGCTCGAGTTTGAGACCCTGGTTTTCAAGATTTACAGCGATATCCTGTACCATGTAGTTGATGCGTTCTTCAACCATAACTTCCGGAACATCGATCTCTGTGTTGTCCATGCAAACTTTGATAGCGTTAGCCTGGAACATTTTTTCAGCCTGCGCAACTGCAGTCTGTTCGAGTCTAGCGCGGATATCAGCTTTCCAAGCGTCTACCGTATCGAATTTGCCGAGTTCTTTTGCCGTTTCATCGTTGAGCTCCGGCAATTCTTTG
This genomic window contains:
- a CDS encoding trigger factor, producing the protein NGDFAVIDFKGFVDDVAFPGGEGKGFPLEIGSGSFIPGFEEQLIGAKAGSEVDVKVTFPTEYHAADLAGKDALFKVTVHDVKRKELPELNDETAKELGKFDTVDAWKADIRARLEQTAVAQAEKMFQANAIKVCMDNTEIDVPEVMVEERINYMVQDIAVNLENQGLKLEQYLEYMKMDMAALRASFKDNAEINVKTDLMLEKVAQVENLEVQQQDMAMEIMAMAETYGAAPEEVNKIIREQNRVADLAKTVLRKKAAVLIVENAVVAE